The proteins below come from a single Melospiza georgiana isolate bMelGeo1 chromosome 4, bMelGeo1.pri, whole genome shotgun sequence genomic window:
- the SHISAL1 gene encoding protein shisa-like-1 isoform X1, with amino-acid sequence MMTSCGQQSLNVLMVLLSLLLSAVLSAHFRVCEPYTDYKGRYHFGFHCPRLSDNKSYIFCCHHNNTVFKYCCNETEFQTVMQMNLTGNADGYMHNNYSALLGVWIYGFFVVILLILDLLYYSSMNYDICKFYLARWGISGKWMTPGQSRWINPAQDPRQTQPQPETQPQTQPQPRTSQTVHTLKGDALSPPLVSFQSTSACMKTT; translated from the exons ATGATGACAAGTTGTGGTCAACAGTCCTTGAATGTGCTGATGGTTCTGCTTTCATTACTCTTGTCAGCAg tgttGTCCGCACATTTTCGGGTCTGCGAGCCATACACGGACTACAAAGGTCGCTACCACTTTGGTTTTCACTGCCCCCGTCTTTCTGACAATAAATCTTACATCTTTTGCTGTCACCATAACAACACAGTGTTTAAATATTGCTGCAATGAGACAGAATTTCAGACTGTTATGCAGATGAACTTAACAGGGAATGCAGATGGATATATGCATAA CAACTACAGTGCACTGTTGGGCGTGTGGATCTATGGCTTTTTTGTGGTGATCTTACTGATACTGGACCTTTTATATTACTCTTCAATGAACTATGATATTTGCAAATTTTACCTGGCCCGCTGGGGAATCAGTGGAAAGTGGATGACACCGGGCCAGAGTCGATGGATTAACCCTGCTCAGGACCCAAGACAGACACAGCCTCAGCCAGAGACACAGCCTCAAACTCAGCCCCAGCCTCGAACATCACAGACAGTACACACCTTAAAAGGAGATGCTTTAAGCCCACCCCTGGTGTCTTTTCAGAGTACATCTGCCTG TATGAAAACCACCTGA
- the SHISAL1 gene encoding protein shisa-like-1 isoform X2, with amino-acid sequence MMTSCGQQSLNVLMVLLSLLLSAVLSAHFRVCEPYTDYKGRYHFGFHCPRLSDNKSYIFCCHHNNTVFKYCCNETEFQTVMQMNLTGNADGYMHNNYSALLGVWIYGFFVVILLILDLLYYSSMNYDICKFYLARWGISGKWMTPGQSRWINPAQDPRQTQPQPETQPQTQPQPRTSQTVHTLKGDALSPPLVSFQSTSA; translated from the exons ATGATGACAAGTTGTGGTCAACAGTCCTTGAATGTGCTGATGGTTCTGCTTTCATTACTCTTGTCAGCAg tgttGTCCGCACATTTTCGGGTCTGCGAGCCATACACGGACTACAAAGGTCGCTACCACTTTGGTTTTCACTGCCCCCGTCTTTCTGACAATAAATCTTACATCTTTTGCTGTCACCATAACAACACAGTGTTTAAATATTGCTGCAATGAGACAGAATTTCAGACTGTTATGCAGATGAACTTAACAGGGAATGCAGATGGATATATGCATAA CAACTACAGTGCACTGTTGGGCGTGTGGATCTATGGCTTTTTTGTGGTGATCTTACTGATACTGGACCTTTTATATTACTCTTCAATGAACTATGATATTTGCAAATTTTACCTGGCCCGCTGGGGAATCAGTGGAAAGTGGATGACACCGGGCCAGAGTCGATGGATTAACCCTGCTCAGGACCCAAGACAGACACAGCCTCAGCCAGAGACACAGCCTCAAACTCAGCCCCAGCCTCGAACATCACAGACAGTACACACCTTAAAAGGAGATGCTTTAAGCCCACCCCTGGTGTCTTTTCAGAGTACATCTGCCTG